The following are from one region of the Bacillus methanolicus MGA3 genome:
- the hpt gene encoding hypoxanthine phosphoribosyltransferase: MKNDIEKVLITEEEIQEKIKELAAELTAEYDGRFPLAIGVLKGAMPFMADLLKRIDTYLEMDFMDVSSYGNSTVSSGEVKILKDLDTSVEGRDILIIEDIIDSGLTLSYLVELFRYRKAKSIKIVTLLDKPTGRKADIQADYVGFIVPDEFVVGYGLDYAEKYRNLPYIGVLKPEVYRNNG, from the coding sequence ATGAAAAATGACATTGAAAAAGTTTTAATTACAGAAGAAGAAATTCAAGAAAAAATTAAGGAATTAGCGGCTGAACTAACTGCGGAATATGACGGCCGTTTTCCGTTAGCAATTGGGGTGCTGAAAGGAGCAATGCCTTTTATGGCAGATCTTCTGAAGCGAATTGATACATATCTTGAAATGGATTTCATGGACGTATCCAGTTACGGGAACTCCACTGTATCCTCAGGGGAAGTCAAAATTTTGAAGGATTTAGATACTTCTGTTGAAGGACGGGATATTTTAATCATTGAGGATATTATCGACAGCGGCTTAACGCTTAGCTATCTTGTTGAGCTTTTCCGCTACCGGAAAGCAAAATCAATTAAGATCGTTACGCTTCTTGACAAGCCTACAGGAAGAAAAGCCGATATTCAAGCTGACTATGTCGGGTTTATTGTTCCAGATGAATTTGTTGTAGGGTACGGATTAGATTACGCCGAAAAATATAGAAACCTTCCATATATTGGAGTGTTAAAACCGGAAGTATATAGAAATAATGGTTAA
- the ftsH gene encoding ATP-dependent zinc metalloprotease FtsH — translation MNRIFRNTIFYLLIFLVIIGVVSFFNGNNQPREHISYDQFLKHLENGDIKSISMQPERGVYEVRGKLKGYDADKYFLTYVWNSDKLLDRIDKAAQEAKVEILPAKETSGWVTFFTSIIPFIIIFILFFFLLNQGQGGGSRVMNFGKSKAKLYNEDKKKVRFRDVAGADEEKQELVEVVEFLKDPRKFSELGARIPKGVLLVGPPGTGKTLLARAVAGEAGVPFFSISGSDFVEMFVGVGASRVRDLFETAKKNAPCIIFIDEIDAVGRQRGAGLGGGHDEREQTLNQLLVEMDGFGANEGIIIIAATNRPDILDPALLRPGRFDRQITVDRPDVKGREAVLRVHARNKPLDESVNLKSIAMRTPGFSGADLENLLNEAALVAARQNKKKIDMSDIDEATDRVIAGPAKKSRVISEKERKIVAFHEAGHTVIGLMLDEAEMVHKVTIVPRGQAGGYAVMLPKEDRYFMTKPELLDKITGLLGGRVAEEIVFGEVSTGAHNDFQRATGIARRMVTEFGMSDKLGPLQFGQSQGQVFLGRDIHSEQNYSDAIAYEIDLEIQRIIKECYERARKILTENREKLDLIANTLLEVETLDAEQIKHLVDHGKLPDRANNDADDVKVNINIKKDEESPANGEGGLKDAHKTGFHSDDKRKIDDDRRNS, via the coding sequence ATGAATCGGATCTTCCGTAATACCATCTTTTATTTATTGATATTTTTAGTCATTATTGGCGTTGTTAGCTTCTTTAACGGCAACAACCAGCCGAGAGAACATATATCCTATGATCAATTCCTCAAGCATTTGGAAAACGGAGACATTAAATCGATTTCCATGCAGCCTGAACGAGGTGTATACGAAGTACGCGGCAAATTAAAGGGTTATGATGCAGATAAATATTTTTTAACTTATGTGTGGAATAGCGATAAATTACTCGACCGCATCGACAAGGCAGCTCAAGAAGCAAAAGTTGAGATATTGCCTGCTAAGGAAACAAGCGGCTGGGTAACATTTTTTACTTCCATCATTCCGTTTATTATCATCTTTATTCTTTTCTTCTTCTTATTAAACCAGGGTCAGGGCGGCGGCAGCCGTGTCATGAACTTTGGAAAAAGCAAAGCGAAGCTTTATAACGAAGATAAGAAAAAGGTGCGTTTTAGAGATGTTGCGGGTGCAGATGAAGAAAAGCAAGAACTTGTTGAAGTTGTTGAATTCCTAAAAGATCCTCGCAAATTTTCAGAACTTGGTGCACGCATCCCGAAAGGCGTTCTTTTAGTGGGCCCTCCAGGTACAGGTAAGACATTGCTTGCACGTGCAGTTGCCGGAGAAGCCGGTGTTCCGTTCTTCTCAATCAGCGGTTCTGACTTCGTTGAAATGTTCGTCGGTGTTGGTGCTTCTCGTGTCCGTGATTTATTTGAAACTGCGAAGAAGAATGCGCCATGTATTATCTTTATTGACGAAATTGATGCAGTCGGCCGTCAGCGCGGAGCTGGACTTGGTGGAGGCCATGATGAGCGCGAACAGACTTTGAACCAATTGCTTGTTGAAATGGACGGATTTGGAGCGAATGAGGGTATAATTATAATCGCGGCGACTAACCGCCCGGATATTTTAGACCCTGCTTTACTGCGTCCAGGGCGTTTTGACCGCCAGATTACAGTAGACCGTCCGGATGTAAAAGGACGTGAAGCGGTTCTTAGAGTACATGCTCGAAATAAGCCTCTTGATGAGTCTGTCAATTTAAAGAGCATCGCGATGCGGACTCCAGGGTTTTCTGGTGCGGACCTTGAAAACTTGCTCAACGAAGCTGCCCTAGTAGCAGCTCGCCAGAATAAGAAAAAAATTGATATGTCTGACATTGATGAAGCGACTGATCGAGTTATTGCCGGCCCTGCGAAAAAGAGCCGTGTTATCTCTGAAAAAGAAAGAAAAATTGTTGCTTTCCACGAAGCTGGCCATACTGTCATCGGTTTAATGCTGGATGAAGCTGAAATGGTTCATAAAGTAACGATTGTCCCGCGTGGCCAAGCAGGCGGATATGCGGTAATGCTTCCAAAAGAAGATCGCTATTTTATGACAAAACCCGAATTGCTTGATAAAATTACTGGTCTTTTAGGCGGCCGTGTAGCAGAAGAAATTGTGTTTGGTGAAGTCAGCACTGGTGCACATAATGACTTCCAGCGTGCGACGGGCATTGCGCGTAGAATGGTTACTGAGTTCGGGATGAGTGATAAGCTCGGTCCTCTGCAGTTTGGACAATCTCAAGGCCAGGTGTTCCTTGGAAGAGATATCCATAGTGAGCAAAACTATTCGGATGCAATTGCTTATGAGATTGATTTAGAAATTCAACGTATTATTAAAGAATGTTATGAAAGAGCAAGAAAAATTTTAACAGAAAACCGTGAAAAGCTTGACCTTATAGCTAATACGTTGTTAGAAGTGGAAACGCTAGATGCAGAGCAAATCAAACACCTTGTTGATCATGGCAAACTCCCAGATCGTGCTAATAATGATGCAGACGATGTAAAGGTAAATATTAATATTAAAAAAGACGAAGAATCACCGGCAAATGGTGAAGGCGGATTGAAGGATGCACATAAAACCGGATTTCATTCTGATGATAAGCGGAAAATTGATGACGATCGCCGGAATTCTTAA